The following are encoded in a window of Montipora foliosa isolate CH-2021 unplaced genomic scaffold, ASM3666993v2 scaffold_441, whole genome shotgun sequence genomic DNA:
- the LOC137989125 gene encoding uncharacterized protein produces MKYCAQYLDKNEPLEASFSNLIEELKTMRGNTPRTLIYCQTRKQCSVLFRMFEVFLGHGIFQGTIKPQNRIVEMYHAGTSSRVKDHIVDNMASDEGHLRVLISTIAFGMGVNCKKVRRVIHFGPSKSMEMYVQESGRAGRDGLPSTCVLLHNGLLSAHCDKDMKHYVSTSECRRKVLINHFGFEHDSVNHAQSDVHQHTCCDIYAELCNCGSGNCPDLWTPHKDTDNIPELADGESVSDTTRQRRVVSSAARKMLQNKLLEYHKGLSNQVDVDSMVTCPNVLLEFNSFHINQIVRNCHSIFSLRDVSEVVEIWRQKYAVAILNILSDIFGDIDTTTELPAVEDEAIHEHDSILSESGQLRDDSSLNLMLNTRDLENCGSFSEVLDDQDDSHNLELHSENSQCLN; encoded by the coding sequence ATGAAGTACTGTGCACAGTATCTTGACAAAAATGAACCACTTGAGGCTTCATTTTCAAATCTAATTGAAGAATTGAAAACTATGCGTGGAAATACTCCAAGAACTTTGATTTACTGTCAGACAAGGAAACAGTGTTCTGTTTTATTTCGCATGTTTGAAGTTTTCCTTGGACATGGCATCTTTCAAGGAACCATCAAACCACAAAATAGGATTGTTGAGATGTACCATGCTGGTACCTCATCACGAGTAAAAGACCACATTGTTGACAATATGGCCAGCGATGAGGGACACCTTCGAGTACTCATTTCAACAATTGCATTTGGAATGGGAGTCAATTGTAAAAAGGTTAGACGAGTAATACATTTTGGTCCCTCCAAATCAATGGAGATGTATGTTCAGGAGAGTGGACGTGCTGGGAGAGATGGGCTGCCAAGCACTTGTGTGCTTTTACACAATGGTTTGCTGTCTGCACACTGTGATAAAGACATGAAACATTATGTAAGTACCAGTGAATGTCGTCGAAAGGTACTGATTAACCATTTTGGGTTTGAACATGATAGTGTTAACCATGCCCAGTCTGATGTTCATCAACACACATGTTGTGACATCTATGCTGAATTGTGCAATTGTGGAAGTGGCAACTGTCCTGATTTATGGACCCCCCACAAAGACACAGACAACATTCCAGAACTAGCAGATGGTGAGTCTGTCAGTGATACAACCAGACAGAGAAGAGTGGTTTCTTCTGCAGCAAGgaaaatgttgcaaaataagCTCCTAGAATACCACAAAGGATTGTCTAATCAGGTTGATGTCGACTCAATGGTCACATGCCCAAATGTTTTGCTTGAGTTTAACTCCTTTCACATCAATCAAATTGTACGAAATTGCCACTCGATTTTCAGCTTAAGGGACGTGTCTGAGGTTGTTGAAATTTGGAGACAGAAATATGCTGTTGCCATTCTTAATATACTTAGTGACATTTTTGGAGACATTGACACAACTACAGAACTTCCAGCTGTAGAAGATGAAGCTATTCATGAACATGATTCCATCCTGTCTGAATCGGGACAATTGCGGGATGATTCATCGCTGAATCTTATGCTTAATACCCGTGATTTGGAGAACTGTGGTTCTTTCTCTGAAGTATTAGATGACCAAGATGATTCACATAATTTGGAATTGCATTCTGAGAATTCTCAATGTTTAAACTAG